In Halorubellus sp. JP-L1, one DNA window encodes the following:
- a CDS encoding CBS domain-containing protein, whose product MELPTDEELRERREDLELTQSELADAADVSQPLVARIEGGDVDPRLSTLRRIVEALDAAEGEIRRARDIMHEDVVVVRMDDSIARAVDIMGEEGFSQLPVVDETGTPVGILSNSDIRAHRQDHDVEELPVAEVMNEGFATVAPEATVDEVDNYLDHQDAVIVKDGGSLVGIVTDADIATHLSV is encoded by the coding sequence ATGGAACTGCCGACGGACGAGGAACTCCGCGAACGCCGGGAGGACCTCGAACTCACCCAGAGCGAACTCGCCGACGCCGCCGACGTCTCCCAGCCTCTCGTCGCTCGCATCGAGGGCGGCGACGTCGACCCACGACTCTCGACTCTGCGACGCATCGTCGAAGCACTCGACGCGGCCGAGGGCGAGATTCGGCGCGCTCGCGACATCATGCACGAGGACGTCGTCGTCGTCCGCATGGACGACAGCATCGCCAGAGCCGTCGACATCATGGGCGAGGAAGGATTCAGTCAACTGCCAGTCGTCGACGAGACCGGGACGCCGGTCGGCATCCTCTCGAACAGCGACATCCGCGCGCACCGCCAGGACCACGACGTCGAGGAGCTCCCCGTCGCCGAAGTCATGAACGAGGGGTTCGCGACCGTCGCGCCCGAGGCGACCGTCGACGAGGTCGACAACTACCTCGACCACCAGGACGCCGTCATCGTCAAGGACGGCGGGTCGCTCGTCGGCATCGTCACCGACGCCGACATCGCCACGCACCTCTCGGTCTGA